One Cucurbita pepo subsp. pepo cultivar mu-cu-16 chromosome LG07, ASM280686v2, whole genome shotgun sequence genomic region harbors:
- the LOC111798966 gene encoding F-box/kelch-repeat protein At5g43190 yields the protein MKIREKSRSFKYLSKLSGLSVVTAKPKDVPSSPAGSTSPEMDPGIWSRLPPELLDHVLSFLPLRTCFNLRSTCKHFDSLLYSPSFVSKHSDSSFSSFLLLAHPQCFRQLPLYDSALGTWRSLPLSVSVSLPSGIPSTALVSTANGLVCFSLRNSCSFVVCNLLTKSSRLIEFPYHPFAFELLTLVSVPLGYKIFTLFSGSSPVSALVFDSRDHSWRRFDNFAPIHGDNHRQEAACYNARLYFVTPEPFSIVTFDLENGEWEETDIVMPEDLTFVRLVSDGDRKLYMIGGIGRNGISRSLKLWEFSEQRNWVEIENVPQMICKKFMSICYHNYKHVYCFWHQGTICLCCHTWPEILYYKLSRRTWHWLPKCPSLPERWSCGFRWFSFVPELYASA from the coding sequence atgaaaattagagaaaaatcCAGGAGCTTCAAATATCTCTCCAAGCTCAGTGGACTCTCCGTCGTCACCGCCAAGCCCAAGGACGTTCCTTCTTCTCCGGCAGGCTCCACGTCGCCGGAAATGGATCCCGGCATCTGGAGCCGACTTCCACCGGAACTTCTTGATCACGTACTCTCTTTTCTCCCTCTCAGAACCTGTTTTAACCTAAGATCGACTTGTAAGCATTTTGATTCTCTCTTGTATTCTCCTTCTTTCGTCTCTAAGCATTCTGATTCCTCTTTCTCCTCCTTCCTCTTGCTGGCGCATCCGCAATGTTTTCGTCAGTTACCTCTGTACGATTCTGCTCTCGGAACTTGGCGGAGCTTGCCGCTCTCTGTTTCCGTTTCGCTTCCTTCTGGCATTCCTTCTACTGCTCTTGTTTCTACTGCCAACGGCCTCGTTTGCTTCTCTCTTCGAAATTCTTGCTCCTTCGTTGTTTGCAATCTCTTGACCAAATCCTCCAGACTGATCGAATTCCCGTATCATCCATTCGCATTCGAGTTGCTGACGTTGGTTTCCGTGCCCCTAGGGTACaaaattttcacactcttCTCCGGCTCGTCTCCTGTTTCCGCTTTGGTCTTCGATTCCAGGGATCATTCTTGGCGAAGATTCGACAATTTCGCGCCGATTCACGGGGATAATCATCGCCAAGAAGCTGCTTGCTATAATGCCCGTTTGTATTTTGTTACGCCAGAACCATTTTCTATTGTTACCTTCGATTTGGAAAATGGCGAGTGGGAGGAAACCGATATCGTAATGCCCGAGGATCTTACGTTTGTTAGATTAGTGAGCGATGGAGATAGGAAATTGTATATGATCGGTGGAATTGGTAGGAATGGGATTTCAAGGAGCTTGAAGCTATGGGAGTTTTCAGAACAGAGAAATTGGGTGGAAATTGAAAATGTGCCGCAGATGATTTGTAAGAAGTTCATGTCGATTTGTTACCACAATTACAAGCACGTTTATTGCTTTTGGCATCAGGGAACCATCTGTCTTTGTTGCCACACTTGGCCGGAGATTTTGTATTACAAATTGAGCAGGAGAACATGGCATTGGCTTCCCAAATGCCCTTCTCTACCGGAAAGATGGAGCTGTGGTTTCAGATGGTTCTCATTTGTGCCTGAATTGTACGCATCTGCCTGA